A window of Campylobacter ureolyticus contains these coding sequences:
- a CDS encoding calcium-binding protein, with the protein MTEFNKEQETQKFKTAITDFFGITEGGEIKAGGITATAKHVMNAIFEFVQASAKDMDITGFEISSAGIGITFDLAKGYIETTLDGRDRSGASPELYARPDIHFFKLLAKGLVTGTADFFIDKKVKLAGEKLPKIVRTQFSFLKNLSISQITSKTFDTFFGSQYVTIDFTKDRKSSEVLERKYIIQDNLKQSLKHYWSDIKSDINSLERVIIKTDDSGGNIIYYEDMEKDGNLDNTYEFPTNNKTHLLEFLKRFDVGYERDEKNPVHIKLSSKKQLITNYYANYGAGASQIMGDLTNEKLKHSAQHCLKELVGYTLLGNELNLIEYEDLDIYSNKHLDARVNFFSNLITKETKYGEDKTHTYYLDTKTNKHTGRLNSGGDLLRVYNSMNIFVDGSYSLSQNQKNNRKINIFGYSGNDSISLNIKDNAYIEAGLGSDTITTGSGNDTIYTNADIDDRFDNEDKNTTNTVNSGAGDDTIYGSKGIDIITTKKGTNHIYTKSGDDEVNVEDGKNYIYLGSGSDKVNTNNGTNYIYTEINNTNENDQDTKDDINTVVITTGQNYIYGGKGVENLHILEGVNNANLGNGKNTVDIKMEQIL; encoded by the coding sequence ATGACAGAATTTAATAAAGAACAAGAGACACAAAAATTTAAAACAGCTATAACTGATTTTTTTGGCATAACAGAGGGTGGTGAGATAAAAGCTGGTGGTATAACCGCAACAGCAAAACATGTTATGAACGCCATTTTTGAATTTGTACAAGCAAGTGCAAAAGATATGGATATTACAGGATTTGAGATAAGTTCAGCTGGTATTGGTATAACTTTTGATTTGGCAAAAGGATACATTGAAACCACCCTTGATGGAAGGGATAGAAGTGGTGCTAGTCCTGAATTATACGCAAGACCAGATATTCATTTTTTTAAGCTTTTAGCAAAAGGTTTAGTTACTGGAACTGCTGATTTTTTTATAGATAAAAAAGTAAAGTTAGCAGGTGAAAAACTACCAAAAATAGTTAGAACCCAATTTAGTTTTTTAAAAAATTTATCTATTTCTCAAATAACAAGTAAAACGTTTGATACCTTTTTTGGCTCTCAATATGTTACTATTGATTTTACAAAAGACAGAAAAAGTTCTGAAGTATTAGAAAGAAAATATATAATCCAAGATAATTTAAAACAATCTTTAAAGCACTATTGGAGCGATATAAAATCAGATATAAACTCATTAGAAAGAGTTATTATAAAAACAGATGATAGTGGCGGGAACATAATTTATTATGAAGATATGGAAAAAGATGGTAATCTAGATAATACATACGAATTCCCAACAAATAATAAAACACACCTATTAGAGTTCTTAAAGAGATTTGATGTTGGCTATGAAAGAGATGAAAAAAATCCTGTTCATATAAAATTATCAAGCAAAAAACAATTAATAACTAATTATTATGCTAACTATGGTGCTGGTGCAAGTCAAATTATGGGTGATTTAACTAATGAAAAGTTAAAGCACTCTGCCCAACATTGTCTAAAAGAATTAGTTGGCTACACCCTATTGGGTAATGAGCTAAATTTAATTGAATACGAAGATTTGGATATCTATTCAAATAAGCATCTGGATGCCAGAGTGAATTTTTTCTCTAATTTAATTACAAAAGAGACAAAATATGGCGAAGATAAAACACACACTTATTACTTAGATACAAAAACAAATAAACATACAGGTAGACTAAACAGTGGTGGTGATTTATTGCGTGTTTATAATAGTATGAATATTTTTGTAGATGGTTCATATTCCCTTTCTCAAAATCAAAAAAACAATAGAAAAATAAATATTTTTGGCTATTCTGGTAATGATAGTATTTCTTTAAACATAAAAGATAATGCTTATATCGAAGCTGGTCTTGGCTCAGACACCATAACCACAGGCAGTGGCAATGACACAATATACACCAATGCAGATATTGATGATAGGTTTGACAATGAAGATAAGAACACTACTAATACAGTAAATTCAGGTGCAGGTGATGATACAATATATGGCTCTAAAGGAATAGATATTATAACTACTAAAAAAGGCACAAATCATATCTACACTAAAAGTGGAGATGATGAAGTAAATGTAGAAGATGGTAAAAACTATATTTATTTAGGTAGTGGCAGCGATAAAGTAAATACAAACAATGGAACAAACTATATCTATACAGAGATAAATAATACAAATGAAAATGATCAAGACACTAAAGATGATATAAATACAGTTGTAATAACCACAGGACAAAACTATATATACGGCGGAAAAGGAGTTGAGAATTTGCATATACTTGAAGGAGTTAATAATGCAAATTTAGGTAATGGTAAAAACACAGTAGATATAAAAATGGAACAAATACTGTAG
- a CDS encoding ankyrin repeat domain-containing protein — MKNKFLKIIKKIAYIILEISLFFIIIAVYYYLTNEKSREVFHKTFFVDSDTKIDPNSELAKYVTQEEVDDFAFRYWDIDIDEVKNNPLMENFRQILKSKNTKNILNFMKDNNLSANTELHRGVTPLMYSSFYNDLNTTKELIKLGANVHKKDKYGLSPLAYAIENNSTKTVKILLDNGVGINEVDFIQFYLYTRSYRSIDYLIIDNDKIELKFSNLYGTKNIRSKDAINPFAYAINLNLLEMTKIILESGYKPEIKKYNYYETYYISDKEDIMFYKYLIGYPNFEPMLNLLFEHNVSGQPSKELMKEKCLNDCSSRYRDYIEDKFNLVRNEILKDYNDEIKLIKLDFYYKDYNETIKLINDNKIEIITPNNEILKKFYFLTDEIKWYAKYCEEDYMQELKDFIGAGDLFYWTWEDGYIYTHDNNRTIKGYKYSKATFKDTKEFVAFYNERNKKNMVDYLISEYKKCDKESKAYSDKECKNYTKRVFIKNKTVDLK, encoded by the coding sequence TTGAAAAACAAATTTTTAAAGATTATCAAAAAAATAGCTTATATAATTTTAGAAATTTCACTATTTTTCATTATTATTGCTGTATATTATTACCTAACAAATGAAAAATCAAGAGAAGTTTTTCATAAAACTTTTTTTGTAGATTCTGATACAAAAATAGACCCAAACTCAGAACTTGCAAAGTATGTTACACAAGAAGAAGTTGATGATTTTGCGTTTAGATATTGGGATATAGATATAGATGAAGTAAAAAACAATCCATTAATGGAAAATTTTCGTCAAATTTTAAAAAGTAAAAACACAAAAAATATCTTAAATTTTATGAAAGATAATAACCTTAGTGCAAACACAGAACTTCATCGTGGCGTTACTCCTTTAATGTATTCCAGCTTTTACAATGACTTAAATACTACAAAAGAATTAATTAAACTTGGTGCTAATGTCCATAAAAAAGATAAATATGGTTTAAGTCCATTAGCTTATGCAATAGAAAATAATTCTACTAAGACAGTTAAAATTTTGCTTGATAATGGGGTTGGTATTAACGAGGTTGATTTTATTCAGTTTTATTTATATACAAGAAGTTATCGTTCAATTGATTATTTAATTATAGATAATGACAAGATAGAGTTAAAATTTAGCAATTTATATGGAACAAAGAATATACGTTCAAAAGATGCGATTAACCCATTTGCATATGCTATAAATTTAAATTTATTAGAGATGACTAAAATAATTTTAGAAAGTGGATATAAACCAGAAATTAAAAAATATAATTATTATGAAACATATTATATCTCCGACAAAGAAGATATTATGTTTTATAAATATTTGATTGGATATCCCAACTTCGAACCAATGTTAAATCTTCTCTTTGAACACAATGTCTCAGGGCAACCCTCAAAAGAACTTATGAAAGAAAAATGTTTAAATGATTGCTCAAGTAGATATAGAGACTATATAGAAGATAAATTTAATCTAGTAAGAAATGAAATTTTAAAAGATTATAACGATGAGATAAAACTTATAAAACTTGATTTTTATTATAAAGACTACAATGAAACTATTAAACTTATAAATGATAATAAGATAGAAATTATAACTCCAAATAATGAAATTTTAAAAAAATTTTACTTTTTAACTGATGAAATAAAATGGTATGCAAAATACTGTGAAGAAGACTATATGCAAGAACTTAAAGACTTTATAGGTGCTGGAGATTTATTTTATTGGACTTGGGAAGATGGTTATATATACACACACGACAATAACAGAACAATAAAAGGCTATAAATACAGTAAAGCCACTTTTAAAGACACAAAAGAATTTGTTGCATTTTATAATGAGAGAAATAAAAAAAATATGGTCGATTATTTAATATCAGAATATAAAAAATGCGATAAAGAAAGTAAAGCATATAGTGATAAAGAATGCAAAAACTATACAAAAAGAGTTTTTATAAAGAATAAAACGGTTGATTTAAAATAA
- a CDS encoding calcium-binding protein yields MAKFDQQKYIDEKIKQYAPSIVGLASGTDDPIKLAKDLTDLFRNTPETIIDNSVENETQADKEFRKLQSKRIGMIIDGKFGILDFTLSQIKFTHFGINTDGSSIDDGNNKLYPDPDKNDFAYAVKYGLGIVLDIVISRNLAGAIFAAVIDILDALTKNHIINVDYKDKKSNKTQERKYILYNASKNFDSALNSVWNKISSDMQIYDRVIFARDETPVEFIYHKDYKNTGVLNTFEFRQGRDEYKIISVLKRINYPTDNKEAHLTFKKDDNPKKLITNYYANYGEGASRVLSDLKNKDLKDIAAHCLNELKGYALENETLNTGRYSQDKLNQYSKKHLETRVNFLRTIIYERAKNRALATVYYEDTGNGEHSNRTFDENGHLKDFSSSIAYNQNIFVDGSFNSLNIKGAKYNIFGYSKGDNITISKNAGDVYAELGEGSDTITTGSGNDTIYTNADIDDEFDTEDKNTTNTVNSGAGDDTIYGSKGKDIITTKKGTNHIYTKSGDDEVNVEDGKNYIYLGSGSDKVNTNNGTNYIYTGINNTNENDQDTKDDINTINLTYGKNEVYGSKGMDLITSKNATKNYIVTKEGDDAIDIYGGEFNEIYTGKGSDTITINSAKGPNYIYTSTDSKNSEDQDTKDDINTVVITTGQNYIYGGKGVENLHILEGVNNANLGNGKNTVDIQGGTNSIVLLRI; encoded by the coding sequence ATGGCAAAATTTGATCAACAAAAATACATAGATGAAAAAATAAAACAATACGCACCAAGTATAGTCGGTTTAGCAAGCGGGACAGATGATCCGATAAAACTTGCCAAGGATTTAACTGATTTATTTAGAAATACACCTGAAACTATTATAGATAACAGTGTTGAGAATGAAACTCAAGCTGATAAAGAGTTTAGAAAACTTCAATCAAAAAGAATAGGTATGATAATAGATGGTAAATTCGGTATATTGGATTTTACTTTATCGCAAATAAAATTTACTCATTTTGGAATAAATACCGATGGCTCAAGTATAGATGATGGAAATAATAAGTTATATCCTGATCCTGATAAAAATGATTTTGCATATGCAGTTAAATACGGGCTTGGTATAGTATTGGATATTGTAATATCTAGAAATCTAGCAGGGGCTATTTTTGCTGCAGTAATTGATATATTAGATGCGCTTACTAAAAACCACATAATAAATGTTGATTACAAAGATAAAAAGTCAAATAAAACTCAAGAAAGAAAATATATCCTTTATAATGCAAGTAAAAACTTTGACAGTGCTTTAAATAGTGTTTGGAATAAAATAAGTTCTGATATGCAAATTTATGATAGAGTTATCTTTGCTAGAGATGAGACACCTGTTGAGTTTATTTATCATAAAGACTATAAAAATACAGGTGTATTAAACACTTTTGAATTTAGACAAGGTAGAGACGAATATAAAATAATATCTGTTTTAAAAAGAATAAACTATCCAACAGATAATAAAGAAGCCCATCTAACATTTAAAAAAGATGATAATCCTAAAAAATTAATAACTAACTATTATGCTAACTATGGTGAAGGTGCCAGTAGAGTTTTAAGTGATTTAAAAAATAAAGATTTAAAAGACATTGCCGCCCACTGCTTAAATGAACTAAAGGGTTATGCTTTAGAAAATGAAACTTTAAATACTGGTAGATATAGTCAGGATAAATTAAATCAATACTCTAAAAAACACTTGGAAACAAGAGTAAATTTTCTAAGAACTATTATTTATGAAAGAGCTAAAAATAGAGCTTTAGCCACTGTTTATTATGAAGATACAGGCAATGGCGAACATAGCAATCGGACTTTTGATGAAAATGGACATTTAAAAGATTTTAGTTCTTCTATTGCCTATAATCAAAACATCTTTGTTGATGGAAGTTTTAACTCTTTAAATATAAAAGGTGCTAAATACAATATATTTGGTTATTCCAAAGGCGACAATATAACAATAAGTAAAAATGCCGGCGATGTCTATGCTGAGCTAGGTGAAGGTTCTGACACCATAACCACAGGAAGTGGCAATGACACAATATACACCAATGCAGATATTGATGATGAGTTTGACACCGAAGATAAAAACACTACTAATACAGTAAACTCAGGTGCAGGTGATGATACTATCTATGGCTCTAAAGGAAAAGATATTATAACTACTAAAAAAGGCACAAATCATATCTACACTAAAAGTGGAGATGATGAAGTAAATGTAGAAGATGGTAAAAACTATATTTATTTAGGTAGTGGCAGTGATAAAGTAAATACAAACAATGGAACAAACTATATCTATACAGGGATAAATAATACAAATGAAAATGATCAAGACACTAAAGATGATATAAATACTATAAATTTAACTTATGGAAAAAATGAAGTGTATGGTTCTAAAGGAATGGATTTAATAACTTCAAAAAATGCTACTAAAAACTATATAGTCACAAAAGAAGGTGATGATGCAATAGATATCTATGGTGGAGAGTTTAATGAAATATATACAGGCAAAGGCAGTGATACCATCACAATAAACAGTGCAAAAGGACCAAATTATATCTATACAAGCACAGATTCAAAAAACTCAGAAGATCAAGATACTAAAGATGATATAAATACAGTTGTAATAACCACAGGACAAAACTATATATACGGCGGAAAAGGAGTTGAGAATTTACATATACTTGAAGGAGTTAATAATGCAAATTTAGGTAATGGTAAAAACACAGTAGATATACAAGGTGGAACAAATTCTATAGTTCTTTTAAGAATTTAA